In a single window of the Micromonospora inositola genome:
- a CDS encoding coiled-coil domain-containing protein → MSNGEDAFAPQDDASARPSFELALRGYDKRQVDRYVKRLDGEVSTLTADRDRAYRQVQELTVQLQRAETEATELRQRPAQVDRASFRDLGPMVEQILDLAEKQAGVISETAAKRAAELHVQAEKALNAAREQAARELRELDEELDARRAEQEQAHEERRAAAQAELTATRELAEKLRTEGQAAHERAQQEAKRIAEQSNQQVEQARSASEALVKAARTQIQQEVQATRGKAQQELAQWQANMARELEERRAAAEQELADRATAAERDIAALVAEAQQYATEVRERADEQTSAHQEQLTTVQQELQQRQEALAQLQAELETAGQQLDRSRQEIAAIEQEGAQLEERLLEVRRDLAAETKRLEDARRAADLAEQHAKEVRARVQREAKRVADLAAAAVMAAAAGGGETAEYPQVGVRPAADQPPAQPAPAERVPGPREPFDAFAVRTPVEETTAERAAEEPAEQPAAEVPATA, encoded by the coding sequence ATGTCCAACGGCGAGGACGCGTTCGCACCACAGGACGACGCGTCGGCCCGGCCGAGCTTCGAGCTCGCGCTGCGCGGCTACGACAAGCGGCAGGTGGACCGTTACGTCAAGCGGCTGGACGGCGAGGTGTCCACGCTGACCGCCGACCGGGACCGGGCGTACCGGCAGGTCCAGGAGCTGACCGTGCAGTTGCAGCGGGCGGAGACCGAGGCGACGGAGCTGCGGCAGCGCCCGGCGCAGGTGGACCGGGCCTCCTTCCGCGACCTGGGCCCGATGGTCGAGCAGATCCTCGACCTGGCCGAGAAGCAGGCCGGGGTGATCAGCGAGACCGCCGCGAAGCGTGCCGCCGAGCTCCATGTCCAAGCGGAGAAGGCGCTCAACGCGGCGCGGGAGCAGGCCGCCCGGGAGCTGCGGGAGCTGGACGAGGAGTTGGACGCCCGGCGCGCCGAGCAGGAGCAGGCGCACGAGGAGCGGCGGGCAGCCGCGCAGGCCGAACTCACCGCCACCCGCGAGCTGGCGGAGAAGCTGCGGACCGAGGGTCAGGCCGCCCACGAGCGTGCCCAGCAGGAGGCGAAGCGAATCGCCGAGCAGAGCAACCAGCAGGTCGAGCAGGCCCGCTCGGCCTCGGAGGCGCTGGTGAAGGCGGCCCGGACGCAGATCCAGCAGGAGGTGCAGGCGACCCGCGGCAAGGCCCAGCAGGAGCTGGCCCAGTGGCAGGCCAACATGGCCCGCGAGCTGGAGGAGCGGCGGGCCGCGGCCGAGCAGGAGCTGGCCGACCGGGCCACCGCGGCGGAGCGGGACATCGCCGCACTCGTCGCCGAGGCCCAGCAGTACGCCACCGAGGTCCGGGAACGCGCCGACGAGCAGACGAGCGCGCACCAGGAGCAGCTCACCACCGTGCAGCAGGAGCTCCAGCAGCGGCAGGAGGCGCTGGCCCAGCTCCAGGCCGAGCTGGAGACCGCCGGCCAGCAGCTCGACCGGTCCCGGCAGGAGATCGCCGCCATCGAGCAGGAGGGCGCCCAGCTGGAGGAGCGCCTGCTGGAGGTCCGCCGCGACCTGGCCGCCGAGACGAAGCGGCTGGAGGACGCGCGCCGGGCCGCCGACCTCGCCGAGCAGCACGCCAAGGAGGTACGCGCCCGGGTGCAGCGGGAGGCGAAGCGGGTGGCCGACCTGGCCGCCGCGGCGGTGATGGCGGCCGCCGCGGGCGGCGGGGAGACCGCCGAGTACCCGCAGGTGGGCGTCCGACCGGCCGCCGACCAGCCGCCCGCCCAGCCCGCTCCCGCCGAGCGGGTGCCCGGGCCGCGGGAGCCCTTCGACGCCTTCGCCGTGCGGACGCCCGTCGAGGAAACGACCGCCGAGCGGGCCGCCGAGGAGCCGGCCGAGCAGCCGGCCGCGGAGGTTCCGGCCACCGCCTGA
- a CDS encoding BTAD domain-containing putative transcriptional regulator produces MTSQTSVRFGVLGPVEAVGERGPVPLKGTRQRAVLARLLVARGRVVPVDRLVGDLWAEPPEGAVAAIRTFVADLRRALEPDRPPRQPARLLVTTPPGYALAAAPDAVDAWRFETAVADAGALLAAGRPGPALAGLDAALALWRGPAYAEFADQGWARGEINRLDDLRMLAVERRAEALLALGRAAEAASDLRAHTTAQPLREDAWHLLAVALYRAGRQGDALAALRRARETLVGELGLDPGPRLRQLEADILAQAPHLRPTPVTAPAPGEPPTLAPAAAAVSAPAWAARPAAGAAVPTPAGGEAPVPVSGERRPFVGRGAELAGLVRAADEVARRGGPGLALVSAEAGGGKTALAEALTERLAAAGWSTAWGRSPEYDGAPVAWAWGQVTAALTAGSSPRDPGSPATGADAGSGPDAPTGATGGPSSAGDAAGAADPAVARFRLYRAAAARLAAAAGRRPVLVILDDLHRADADTLDLLTALLGGPEPVTGPVFVVGTFRATEISPELTATLARLARTEPVRVYLGGLPEAATGEVASAVAGRELDPPTVRLLHRRSGGNPFFVRELARLLAAEGDAALAAIPAGVRDVIRHRLGQLPEATRNVLRQAAVIGRDVDPEVLAAVAGEDAMLDALDRAVPAGFLTGPGTRFTHILVRDTLYGDLSAPRRARWHTEVGEAIEVLRPDDVAALAHHFAQAGGRATAPRAARYAAAAAERAERRHNPHEAARLWQQAVAAHDRAGGQDVRGRLAAVMGLGRSLAVTGHLAQTRRLRAEAVATVERIDDPVLTGTVLAAFDVPAVWTRNDDEDLSRRVVEAAERTLAVLPADQADQRSRLLSTLALELRGTTTDRGRRAAAEAEAIARRLDDPALLAFALNARFMHTFRRTGLAPERARLGAELVDLAARHQLVTFEVLGHLIGLQARCGLGDLAAADGHARAADRLAERYDLPLVGVFTRWYAALRPAVEGDRAAAEVAYRAAAATLGGSGMPGMARGLPPLALLGLRLSLGDDERPALDAGADWGPYEPWVRPLILLAAGHRAAAATALREQPDPPHDLLREARLCLAARVALALDDRATIEHLYAELLPAADELAGAGSGVLSLGPVAGYLGELAAALGRHDAAAAHQRKMRGFRVRGNR; encoded by the coding sequence ATGACCAGCCAGACCTCGGTGCGGTTCGGCGTGCTGGGGCCGGTGGAGGCGGTCGGCGAGCGCGGCCCCGTACCGCTGAAGGGGACCCGGCAGCGCGCCGTGCTGGCCCGGCTGCTCGTCGCCCGGGGACGGGTGGTGCCGGTCGATCGGCTCGTCGGCGACCTGTGGGCCGAGCCGCCGGAGGGGGCGGTGGCCGCCATCCGCACCTTCGTCGCCGACCTGCGCCGCGCCCTGGAGCCCGACCGGCCGCCGCGGCAGCCGGCCCGGCTGCTGGTCACCACCCCGCCGGGGTACGCGCTGGCCGCCGCGCCCGACGCCGTCGACGCCTGGCGGTTCGAGACGGCGGTCGCCGACGCGGGCGCGCTGCTGGCGGCGGGACGCCCCGGACCGGCCCTCGCCGGCCTGGACGCGGCACTCGCCCTGTGGCGAGGGCCGGCGTACGCGGAGTTCGCCGACCAGGGTTGGGCCCGGGGAGAGATCAACCGGCTCGACGACCTGCGGATGCTGGCCGTGGAGCGGCGGGCCGAGGCGCTGCTGGCGCTGGGCCGGGCCGCCGAGGCCGCCTCCGACCTGCGCGCCCACACGACCGCCCAGCCGCTGCGGGAGGACGCCTGGCACCTGCTGGCCGTCGCCCTCTACCGTGCCGGCCGGCAGGGCGACGCGCTGGCCGCGCTGCGCCGGGCCCGGGAGACGCTGGTGGGGGAGCTGGGGTTGGACCCGGGCCCGCGGCTGCGACAGCTCGAGGCCGACATCCTCGCCCAGGCGCCGCACCTGCGCCCGACGCCGGTCACCGCGCCCGCGCCAGGCGAGCCGCCGACGCTCGCGCCTGCCGCCGCCGCGGTGTCGGCGCCCGCCTGGGCTGCGCGGCCGGCCGCCGGCGCTGCGGTGCCGACGCCTGCCGGCGGCGAGGCGCCGGTGCCGGTGTCCGGTGAGCGGCGCCCGTTCGTCGGGCGCGGTGCGGAGCTGGCCGGCCTGGTACGAGCGGCCGACGAGGTGGCCCGGCGCGGCGGGCCGGGCCTCGCCCTGGTCTCCGCGGAGGCGGGCGGCGGGAAGACCGCGCTCGCCGAGGCGCTCACCGAGCGGTTGGCCGCCGCCGGCTGGAGCACGGCCTGGGGCCGCAGCCCCGAGTACGACGGTGCGCCGGTCGCCTGGGCGTGGGGGCAGGTCACCGCCGCGCTGACCGCCGGCTCGTCGCCGCGCGATCCCGGTTCGCCGGCAACCGGAGCGGACGCCGGATCCGGCCCGGACGCGCCGACAGGCGCGACCGGTGGACCGTCCTCTGCCGGGGACGCCGCAGGGGCGGCGGACCCCGCCGTGGCCCGGTTCCGGCTGTACCGGGCCGCCGCGGCCCGACTTGCGGCGGCGGCCGGCCGGCGGCCGGTGCTCGTGATCCTCGACGACCTGCACCGGGCCGACGCGGACACCCTCGACCTGCTGACCGCCCTGCTGGGCGGCCCGGAGCCGGTCACCGGGCCGGTGTTCGTCGTCGGCACGTTCCGCGCCACCGAGATCTCCCCGGAGCTCACCGCGACCCTGGCCCGGCTCGCCCGGACCGAACCCGTCCGGGTCTATCTCGGCGGTCTGCCCGAGGCGGCGACCGGGGAGGTCGCGAGCGCCGTCGCCGGGCGGGAGCTGGACCCGCCGACCGTGCGGCTGCTCCACCGGCGCAGCGGCGGCAACCCGTTCTTCGTCCGGGAGCTGGCGAGGCTGCTCGCGGCCGAGGGCGACGCGGCCCTGGCGGCGATCCCGGCCGGCGTGCGGGACGTCATCCGGCACCGCCTGGGACAGCTGCCGGAGGCCACCCGGAACGTGCTGCGGCAGGCCGCGGTGATCGGCCGGGACGTCGACCCGGAGGTGCTCGCCGCCGTCGCCGGTGAGGACGCCATGCTCGACGCGCTCGACCGGGCCGTGCCGGCCGGCTTCCTGACCGGGCCGGGCACCCGCTTCACCCACATCCTGGTCCGCGACACCCTCTACGGGGACCTGTCCGCGCCGCGCCGGGCCCGCTGGCACACCGAGGTCGGGGAGGCGATCGAAGTGCTGCGCCCGGACGACGTCGCCGCGCTGGCGCACCACTTCGCCCAGGCCGGCGGCCGCGCCACCGCCCCGCGCGCCGCCCGCTACGCCGCGGCCGCCGCCGAACGGGCCGAACGGCGCCACAACCCGCACGAGGCGGCCCGCCTCTGGCAGCAGGCGGTCGCCGCCCACGACCGGGCGGGCGGGCAGGACGTACGCGGGCGGCTGGCCGCGGTGATGGGGCTGGGCCGGTCGCTGGCCGTGACCGGACACCTGGCGCAGACCCGCCGGCTCCGGGCCGAGGCGGTCGCCACCGTCGAGCGGATCGACGATCCGGTGCTGACCGGGACCGTGCTGGCGGCTTTCGACGTGCCGGCAGTCTGGACCCGCAACGACGACGAGGACCTCTCCCGCCGGGTCGTCGAGGCCGCCGAACGCACCCTGGCGGTGCTCCCCGCCGATCAGGCGGACCAGCGCAGCCGGCTGTTGAGCACCCTGGCCCTGGAGCTGCGCGGCACCACCACCGACCGTGGCCGCCGGGCTGCCGCCGAGGCGGAGGCGATCGCCCGGCGACTCGACGACCCGGCGCTGCTGGCCTTCGCCCTCAACGCCCGCTTCATGCACACCTTCCGGCGGACCGGCCTCGCCCCCGAACGCGCCCGCCTCGGCGCGGAGCTGGTCGACCTGGCCGCCCGGCACCAGCTGGTCACCTTCGAGGTGCTCGGGCACCTCATCGGCCTGCAGGCGCGGTGCGGGCTCGGCGACCTGGCCGCCGCCGACGGCCACGCCCGCGCCGCCGACCGGCTGGCCGAGCGGTACGACCTGCCGCTCGTCGGCGTCTTCACCCGGTGGTACGCCGCCCTGCGCCCGGCCGTCGAGGGGGACCGCGCGGCGGCGGAGGTCGCGTATCGGGCCGCCGCCGCCACGCTCGGCGGCAGCGGGATGCCGGGCATGGCCCGGGGGCTGCCGCCCCTCGCCCTGCTCGGCCTCCGGCTGTCCCTCGGCGACGACGAGCGGCCGGCGCTCGACGCGGGCGCGGACTGGGGCCCGTACGAGCCGTGGGTGCGCCCGCTGATCCTGCTCGCCGCCGGTCACCGCGCCGCGGCCGCCACCGCGCTACGGGAGCAGCCCGACCCGCCGCACGACCTGCTGCGCGAGGCGCGACTCTGTCTGGCCGCCCGCGTGGCGCTCGCCCTCGACGACCGCGCCACGATCGAGCACCTGTACGCCGAACTGCTGCCCGCCGCCGACGAGTTGGCCGGGGCGGGAAGTGGCGTGCTCAGTCTCGGGCCGGTGGCCGGGTATCTCGGTGAGCTGGCCGCGGCGCTGGGCCGTCACGACGCAGCCGCGGCCCATCAGCGGAAGATGCGGGGATTTCGCGTGCGGGGGAATCGTTGA
- a CDS encoding alpha/beta fold hydrolase: MDPRISGFDYRRVTVADGVSLNAAVGGSGSPIVLLHGFPQTHLMWRHVAADLAADHTVICPDLRGYGASDKPADTDGTAYAKRTMAADVVALARELGHDRFALAGHDRGALVAVRAGLDHPGAVTHLASLDVLPTLDMWDVMHGTSAAVGFHLYLMAQPPGLPERLIGASPDAFFGHFLDVWAGDPEAIPADVRAAYLRASREAVVSIVADYRASAGIDVEHDRADRGAGNRLRMPVTVLQQDWGAALGFDAAARWRAWAPDLVHLPVSYGHFMAEEAPAEVVKALRALLDR; the protein is encoded by the coding sequence GTGGATCCCAGGATCAGTGGGTTCGACTACCGACGCGTCACCGTCGCCGACGGGGTGTCCCTGAACGCCGCCGTCGGCGGCTCCGGCAGCCCGATCGTGCTGCTGCACGGCTTCCCGCAGACCCACCTCATGTGGCGGCACGTCGCCGCCGACCTCGCCGCCGACCACACCGTCATCTGCCCCGACCTGCGCGGCTACGGCGCCAGCGACAAGCCCGCGGACACCGACGGCACGGCGTACGCGAAGCGCACCATGGCCGCCGACGTCGTCGCGCTGGCCCGCGAGCTGGGGCACGACCGGTTCGCCCTCGCCGGGCACGACCGCGGCGCCCTGGTCGCGGTCCGCGCCGGCCTGGACCATCCCGGCGCGGTCACCCACCTCGCCTCACTCGACGTGCTGCCCACCCTCGACATGTGGGACGTCATGCACGGCACCAGCGCCGCCGTCGGGTTCCACCTCTACCTGATGGCGCAGCCGCCCGGCCTGCCGGAGCGGTTGATCGGGGCCAGCCCGGACGCCTTCTTCGGCCACTTCCTGGACGTCTGGGCGGGCGATCCGGAGGCGATCCCGGCCGACGTGCGGGCCGCCTACCTGCGGGCCTCCCGGGAGGCGGTCGTCTCCATCGTCGCCGACTACCGGGCGTCGGCCGGGATCGACGTCGAGCACGACCGGGCCGACCGCGGGGCCGGTAACCGGCTCCGCATGCCGGTGACCGTGCTCCAGCAGGACTGGGGGGCGGCGCTCGGCTTCGACGCCGCCGCCAGGTGGCGGGCGTGGGCGCCGGACCTGGTGCACCTGCCGGTCAGCTACGGCCACTTCATGGCCGAGGAGGCGCCCGCCGAGGTGGTGAAGGCGCTGCGCGCCCTGCTGGACCGGTGA
- a CDS encoding MFS transporter — MSETAQRETNERNAENDTAEAPRHTGSWLVSRGLIPESRPQRVLALATFVNMVGSGVFMVSAALFFTHSVGLSVAQVGLGMGIAAVTGLFAGVPVGHVADRRGPREVYLLMLGVQGTAMAALVFVHSFWPLVAVLCVGELARAAGAAARGPLVRAVGGRQLTRYRAYLRSVANLAGSGAAVVAGLALQLDTRSAYLALVLGNAVSFVACAAIVAALPALPPVPAPAEGSRWAALKDRGYVAVTALDGVMSVHHQVLLFALPLWIVGYTDAPRWLIGMAALVNTALVVLLQVRASRGVDDTASAGRAMRRSGVAFLVGMAAMAAAAGLPGWLATTVIVLGICVHTVGELWHSAGSMELRFSLAPAHAQGQYSGLFGFGTGLANVVAPSVLALFCVTWGVPGWLLLGGIFVAVGLVMPTVVRFAERTGPLAGVPAAPVVGAVPR, encoded by the coding sequence TTGTCAGAGACCGCGCAGAGGGAAACGAACGAGCGGAACGCGGAGAACGACACGGCCGAAGCGCCGAGGCACACGGGATCCTGGCTGGTCTCCAGGGGGCTGATCCCCGAATCGCGACCGCAGCGCGTTCTCGCGCTGGCCACCTTCGTCAACATGGTCGGCAGCGGCGTGTTCATGGTGAGCGCCGCGCTGTTCTTCACCCATTCGGTCGGGCTGTCCGTGGCGCAGGTCGGACTGGGCATGGGCATAGCCGCCGTGACCGGTCTCTTCGCCGGGGTGCCGGTCGGGCATGTCGCCGACCGGCGTGGACCACGCGAGGTCTACCTGCTGATGCTCGGCGTCCAGGGCACAGCCATGGCGGCGCTGGTGTTCGTGCACTCGTTCTGGCCCCTGGTGGCCGTGCTCTGCGTCGGCGAACTCGCCCGCGCGGCCGGCGCGGCGGCGCGTGGGCCGCTGGTACGCGCCGTCGGCGGTCGGCAGCTCACCCGCTACCGGGCGTACCTCCGCTCGGTGGCCAACCTCGCCGGCAGCGGCGCCGCGGTCGTGGCCGGTCTCGCCCTCCAGCTGGACACCCGGTCGGCGTACCTGGCCCTGGTGCTGGGCAACGCGGTCAGCTTCGTGGCCTGCGCCGCGATCGTCGCCGCGCTGCCGGCGCTGCCACCGGTGCCGGCGCCGGCCGAAGGCAGCCGGTGGGCGGCGCTGAAGGACCGCGGATACGTCGCGGTGACCGCGCTCGACGGGGTCATGTCGGTCCACCACCAGGTGCTGCTCTTCGCCCTGCCACTGTGGATCGTGGGGTACACCGACGCCCCCCGCTGGCTCATCGGCATGGCCGCGCTCGTCAACACGGCGCTGGTCGTGCTGCTCCAGGTGCGGGCGAGCCGAGGGGTCGACGACACCGCCTCAGCCGGCCGGGCGATGCGCCGCTCAGGCGTGGCGTTCCTCGTCGGCATGGCGGCGATGGCCGCCGCGGCCGGGCTACCCGGATGGCTCGCCACCACCGTCATCGTCCTCGGCATCTGCGTCCACACCGTCGGGGAACTCTGGCACTCCGCCGGCTCGATGGAACTACGGTTCAGCCTCGCCCCCGCGCACGCCCAGGGCCAGTACTCGGGGCTCTTCGGGTTCGGCACCGGCCTGGCGAACGTGGTCGCGCCCTCGGTCCTGGCCCTGTTCTGCGTCACCTGGGGCGTACCCGGGTGGCTGCTGCTCGGCGGCATCTTCGTCGCGGTGGGCCTGGTCATGCCGACGGTCGTGCGGTTCGCCGAGCGGACCGGGCCGCTCGCCGGTGTTCCGGCCGCACCGGTCGTTGGCGCGGTGCCCCGCTAG